CGTCGCCAGAGGTGTCCCTCGGGTTGGTGCAAGTCGGTCGCTTCCTCCACCAGCTGACGCAGCTGGCGCACCGTGTAGACGTTTCCGTAACGGGCGCTGTACAGCGAATAGCCGAAGCGATGGTGCTGATTGGCGGCCAGGCCGGGAGGTGGCGGCTCGCAGTCCAGCAGGTTGGTTGTGTTGCGCCGTAGGTGGGCGGCGACGTGCTGGGCAAAGCAGGAACCAGCGGTGGCGATGCGTGCCCCGGGATGGATCCGTTGTTTGGTCTGCACCAGCTCGATCCAGCTGTCTGGCGATGCCGGGGTCTGGGCTACACCGGTTTTCCAGAAGGCCGACCCAGCCAGGTTCTGGTATGGATGACGGGTCATGGCATCCCACGCAGTGTTCTCCTTGGTTCCCGGTGAGCCGCCATCGGCTGTTGCGTTGACCTGTCGCATTCTCACCGTTTGGCGCAGCACGGGTGTGCATGCGGCGGCGGCCGCGTTGGATCAAGTCGATTCACGACAGATGCGGCAGTCGGTGCTGCTGCAGGAACTTCGGTACCGCCTCGACGGTGCACCGGGTCCACGCCTGCTGGTGGATGGAGTGTGGTTCGTGCATCCCCATGGTGGGATCTCCCGGGTGTGGGAGCAGATCCTGCGTTGCTGGGCGTTGCCGGGTTTGGTCGGTCAGGCGGCGCCGGTGCTGGTGGTTGATCGCGACTCCCACTTGGCCGCCATCGATCCGTTCCCGCAGCTGGCGGGGGATGTCTTTGATCCCCTCGACTGGTCGCGGTTGGCCCAGTGTTCCGAGACCAACCGCGCCTTGGTGGGACAAGCCGAGGCGGATGTGTTCGTCTCCAGCTGGATCACCAGCACCGGGGGGGAGCGGGCCTCGATTCCGGAATTGGCCCTGGTGCACGACTGCATCCCGGAGCGCTATTCAGGGCTCGACCCTGCCCTGCGTCAGCTTCGCAATCGCTGGTTGCTCGGTGCTGCTTCCCACCTGGCGGTGTCGGCTGCCACGGCCCGGGATCTCTCCCAGGCTCTGGCCAGCGATGTGGCTTCCATTCCTTGGTGTCATCCCTGCACTGTGCACTGTTTCAGCGCGGAGCCAACCCGTCGGGATCTATGGCCAGCTCTGCAGAGCCGCTTGCAGCTGCCGGAACCGTTCGTGCTGCTTCCAGCCTCCAGTTCAATCGGCAGTTACAAAAATCCCGAGTTGGTGCTGGAGGCGTTATCGGCTGATTCGCTTCAGTCGGTGCAGTTGCTCCTCAGTGGCGTAGCCGCGTTGAAGCATGCGCAGCGTTATCGGGAGTGCTTCCCCCGGCTGGCGGCTCGGATCCACGTGCATTCTCTGAATGATCTGGAGTTACAGCTGCTGTATCGCCACGCTCTGGCGGTGGTTGTTCCCAGCAGGCGCGAAGGCTTCGGGCTGCCGGTGCTCGAGGCTCTGGCCAGTGGTGGTCGAGTGCTCACCATGGACGTGGATGGGTTGCGCGAAGCGGCATCAGGTGCCGTGCCCTGTCTGGATCCAGAAGACCCGACGCTGCTGCGTCGCTGGTTGGAGTTGTTCTTGGATCCCGCTTCGCGGTCTTGGCTGGCACCACACCTGGCCCGCCGTCGTCAGGCGCGGCTGGCTGGGCTCAATTCCGATCTGCTTGGCTTAACGCTCCTGGCTGAGGCCAGGCGGCTGGCTACTCGCCAGTCTCGGTAGGCTGGCTCGCGATTCTGGTAGTTGCCGTAACCATGCTCAAGCTCCTGCTGGGTGATCCCAATGCCCGCAAGCTGAAGCGCTACCAGCCGATCGTCTCTGACGTCAATCTCCTGGAAGAGGAGATTGCTCCCCTCTCCGACGATGACTTGCGTGGCAAGACGGCATTCTTCCAAGAGCGCCTCGCCAACGCTGGCAGCCTGGAGAACCAGCGCCCGATCCTGGACGAAATCCTTCCTGAAGCTTTTGCTGTGGTGCGGGAAGCGGGCAAACGGGTCCTGGGCATGCGTCACTTCGATGTGCAGCTGATCGGTGGGATGGTTCTGCACGAAGGCCAGATCGCTGAGATGAAAACCGGGGAGGGCAAAACCTTGGTGGCCACCCTGCCCAGCTACCTCAATGCCCTCACCGGCCGCGGCGTGCACGTGGTGACGGTGAACGATTACCTGGCCCGCCGCGATGCCGAGTGGATGGGGCAGGTGCACCGTTTCCTTGGCCTCTCCGTCGGTCTGATCCAGCAGGACATGCGTCCGGAGGAGCGGCGTCGAAACTACGGCTGTGACATCACCTATGCCACCAACTCCGAGCTGGGCTTCGACTATCTGCGGGACAACATGGCCGCAGACATCAGTGAAGTCGTCCAGCGCCAGTTTCAGTATTGCGTGATCGATGAGGTCGATTCGATCTTGATCGATGAAGCCCGTACTCCTTTGATCATTTCCGGCCAGGTGGAGCGGCCCCAGGAGAAGTATCAGCAGGCGGCTCAGGTGGCCGAGGCCCTGGAGCGGGCGGCCGAAGTAGGCAAAGACGGCATTGATCCTGAAGGGGACTACGAGGTGGATGAAAAGCAGAGAAGCTGCACCCTCACCGATGAAGGTTTCAGCAAGGCCGAGCAAATGCTTGGTGTGCAGGATCTGTTTGATCCTCAGGATCCCTGGGCCCACTACATCACCAATGCCCTGAAGGCGAAGGATCTCTTCGTCAAGGATGTGAACTACATCGTTCGTGATGGCGAGGCGGTGATTGTGGATGAGTTCACCGGCCGGGTGATGCCTGGGCGCCGCTGGAGTGATGGACAGCACCAGGCGATTGAAGCCAAGGAGAGCTTGCCGATTCAGCCCGAAACCCAGACCCTGGCGTCGATCACCTACCAGAACTTCTTCCTGCTTTACCCGCGCTTGGCTGGCATGACCGGTACTGCGAAGACCGAAGAAGTGGAATTCGAGAAGACGTACAAGCTTGAAACCACGATTGTCCCCACCAACCGCGTGAGGGCCCGTCAGGACTGGGCCGACCAGGTGTACAAAACCGAAGTCGCCAAGTGGCGTGCCGTGGCCAACGAAACCGCCGACATTCACAAGAAGGGACGGCCGGTGCTCGTGGGCACCACGTCGGTTGAGAAGAGCGAATTGCTCAGCTCGCTTTTGGCGGAACAGGACATCCCCCACAACCTGCTCAACGCCAAGCCGGAGAACGTGGAGCGGGAGTCGGAGATCGTGGCCCAGGCCGGCCGCGCCGGCGCCGTCACCATCGCCACCAACATGGCGGGCCGCGGCACCGACATCATTCTCGGCGGCAACAGCGATTACATGGCGCGCCTCAAGCTGCGGGAAGTGCTGTTGTCGCGGCTGGTGAAGCCGGAGGAGGGTCACAAGCCTCCTGTTCCGCTGCAACGCACTGCAGCCGCAGGCTTCTCTGAGAACCCTGTAGCGGCACCAGCTAAGAACCCAGACAGTCTCTATCCCTGTCTGCTCACCGATGACACCGATCAGGCTTTGGGGCAATTGGCCCGGGATCTGGTGAAGCAATGGGGCGATCGTGCCCTCACCGTGATTGAGCTGGAGGAACGCATCGCCACTGCTGCCGAAAAAGCCCCCACCGATGACACCCAGATTCAGGCGCTTCGGGATGCCATCGCTCGCGTGAGGGGTGAGTACGACGCGGTGGTGAAGCAGGAAGAGGCCCGGGTGCGTGAGGCCGGGGGGCTGCATGTGATCGGCACGGAACGCCATGAATCCCGCAGGGTGGACAACCAGCTGCGCGGTCGTGCCGGTCGTCAGGGCGATCCGGGTTCCACCCGCTTCTTCCTCTCCCTCGGCGACAACCTGTTGCGCATTTTCGGTGGCGATCGCGTTGCCGGCCTGATGAATGCCTTCCGGGTGGAGGAAGACATGCCAATCGAATCAGGAATGCTCACTCGCTCCCTGGAGGGAGCCCAGAAGAAGGTGGAGACGTATTACTACGACATTCGCAAGCAGGTGTTCGAGTACGACGAGGTGATGAACAATCAGCGCCGCGCTGTCTATTCCGAGCGCCGTCGTGTGCTGGATGGCCGGGCCCTGAAGAAGCAGGTGATCGGTTACGGCGAGCGCACCATGAGTGAGATCGTTGAGGCCTATGTGAATCCGGATCTTCCGCCGGAGGAATGGGATCTCGCTCAGCTGGTAGGCAAGGTGAAGGAGTTCATCTATCTGCTCGAGGACCTCACCCCTGAACAGGTGCAGGGTTTGGGCATGGACGAACTGAAGGCGTTCCTGCAGGAGCAATTGCGCAATGCCTACGACCTCAAAGAGGGCCAGATTGAGCAGCAGCGACCTGGGCTGATGCGGGAAGCGGAGCGCTTCTTCATCCTTCAGCAGATCGACACGCTCTGGCGGGAACATCTGCAGTCGATGGATGCCCTGCGGGAGTCCGTTGGCCTGCGCGGTTATGGGCAGAAAGATCCGCTGATCGAATACAAAAACGAGGGCTACGACATGTTCCTCGAGATGATGACCAACATGCGCCGCAATGTGATCTATTCGATGTTCATGTTCCAGCCGCAGGCTCCTCAGACCTGATCCGCAGTTGATTCCGTGGATCCAACAGAACAACGGGTCAACGACCTGATCGTTCAAGGGCACTGGGCTCAAGCCTGGTCCCTCACCGAAACTTGGCCTGAGCAGCCGCTCACTCTTTGGGTGCGTGCCAATTACCTGTTGCAGGACTGCGGCGATGACGCAGGCGCCGAGGTGTTGTTGCGTCGTTTGTTGGCTTCGCCGGGATGTCCGGACCAGGTGCACTTGCGGTTGGGCAAGGCGCTACATGGTCAGGATCGTGTGGCTGAAGCGCTACACCACTATCTGCAGGCGTTGGTGGCCTGCCGCCGGAAACCGGGAGCCGGTTTTGAACATGCTGTGAATGCCTATGGCTTGGCTTGCCTGGAGTTGGGGCTGCACCAGCACTGGCTCGACGTTCTCGAACGGCTGGATGACGATGATCAGCCCCTGCCGATGTGCCCCTACATCGCAGCCCTGGCTCATCTGAGCCTGGGTCAGTGGAGGCCTGGATGGCAGCTCCTGGAACAGCGGGAGCCCTGGTTTCACCGTCAGGACGGCTTCAGCTGTCCTCTCTGGCAGGGCCAGCTGCTGGAGCCAGGCCAGACGGTGCTGATCAGCTCCGATATGGGCATCGGCGATTTCCTCTTCTTTCTGCGCTTTGTGCCGGAACTGCGGCGCTGGTACCAAGCGCTCACCTTGGTGCTGCTGGTGCCACCTGGGCTGATGCAACTTGCTTTGGAATGTGAGTTGTTCGATCAGATCGTCACGGATTCATCTCACTTGCCTGGGCATTTCCCCTGGCAGCTTCGCATTGCATCTCTGCCGGCACTCTTGGGGGTTGATCGGCCTGATCAGTTCCCCCAAGCAGGGTATGTCAAGGTTTCTTCGAAGGCTATCTCGGTTTGGAGCGGCCTGGCATCAGCCACAGCCAGGGCCCGTCCTCTCGTGGCCATTAACTGGGCGGGCAACCGTACGGCGGAGTCGCCTGGGCTCACAGTGCGCGGGCGATCTCTCAGCCTCGATCAGATCGAATCCATAACGGCTCTGCAGCAGGTGGATCTGATCAGCGTGCAGGTCGGTGCCGAGCCCAGTGTGCTGCAGTCATCCCTCGCCCACTGTTGTCATCCAGCCCAACGTCGCTTCGAGGCGTCAGCCCCGGATCTGATCGATACGGCCGCCGTGCTGTCGCACTGCGATCTCGTGATCACCAACGACACCTCGGTGGCTCATCTGGGCGGTGCCCTTGGTCGTCCCACCTGGGTGATGCTCAAGCGGCATCCGTCCTGGCAGTGGGGTGAGGCAGGGCTGACGCCCTGGTACAGCTCGGTGCGCTGCTTCCGGCAACAACGGGCGTTCGACTGGGCTGGGGTGATCAGTGATCTGGATCAGGCGCTGCTGGCCTGGATCGCGGCATGGCCGGCAACGCAGCGCCGTTAATGAATCCGCGGGAGCGATTGCGTTTTGGTTTGGCTCGCTTGCATGCGCAGGACTGGCAGGAGGCGGAGTGTTGCTTCGACCGTCTGCATCTGAAGAGGCCGTCAGGGATCGATTTAAGCCGTGTTCGCCTCTTGCTGGCTGCGGCCCGCCATGGTCAGAACAAACTCATGCCTGCCATGCAGCTGTTGCTGCCTTTGCTGAAGGATCAGCGGGATTCCCGTTGGTTTGAGGAAGCCTTGTTGCACTACGGCAGCCTGTGTTTCGAGTTGGGTTTGGCGCAACATTGGCTGGATTCTTGTGATCGCCTTGGTGTCTCATTTGATCTGGAGCGGCGTAGTGGTAACTCGCAGCTGATCGCCATGCGTGGCGCTGCCAAATTGCTGGTGGGGGATTACCGCGGCGGCTGGGCTGATTCCGAGGCGCGTTCGGCTGTCGGCATGTCCCGGTCGTTAGCTCCCTCGATTCCGAGATGGCTGGATGGTCAGAACAACAGCAAGGCCAGGCTTCTGTTGCTGGCAGATCAAGGCTTTGGTGAACTGCTCTTTTCGCTGCGATTCGTGCCCTTGCTGCGTCAGCAGGTGGGCTTTCTTCAGCTGGCATGTCCGCCAGGATTAGGACGATTCATGGAGCAGACCCAGCTTTTTGATGTCGTTCAGACATCAGACGTGCTTCGACCTGCGGCATTTGATTGCTGTGAATATCTCACCAGCCTTCCGGTGTTGCTGGGGATCGATTCTCCGGATCAGGTGCCGCCACCGGTTTTGAAGTTGGCTCCCGAATCGTGCGCTGACTGGACCTTGGCATTGCGTTCCAGCAGGAATGACGCACCTTTGGTTGCGCTCAACTGGCAGGGTGGAAAGGCTGCTGAGAGTATTTATTCCGGCGGCATTCGTGAACGCTCCTTCCCTGCCGAGGCCCTGGAACAGGTGCGCTCCCTGCAGCGTTGTGATCTTCTGTCGGTGCAGGTGGGTGAAGCGGCCCAAGAGATCCAGGGCACCAGCTTGGCCCCACGGCTTGTGCCACAGCAGGCTCGTTTTGATGCCACACCAGCCGACTTCTTCACCACAGCCTCGGCGTTGATGCGTTGTGATCTGTTGATAACGAACGACACCTCCGTGGCGCATCTGGGTGGTTGCCTGGGCCTGCCCACCTGGGTGGTGTTGCGCAAGCATCCGTCCTGGCACTGGGGCGATGGGGGTGAACGGTCACCCTGGTATCCCTTGCTCCGTTGTTTCCGCCAGAGCATTGCTTTCGATTGGAGCAGTGCCCTGGGTCCTCTGGACCAGGCCTTGGCCGTCTGGCTCAGCGATTGGCGTCGTCGCCGAGGAATTCCAGAATCTCCCGATCCTTGAGGCTCTGCGATTCGCCGCGACAGACATCCCGCAGCTGACGCCCCTCGGACACTTCCCGCAGGCAGCGCTGCAGGTTGGTCACGGTGCTCTCTAGCTCGTCGATGCGTTCCATCAGGTTGCGGATCACGTTGGCTTCCGCATCGGGCAGAGCCGAATGCGCCAGGGGATTGATCCGCACGCCGCTCTGATGGATCACGCGTCCGGGGATCCCCACCACGGTGCAGTCGTGATCCACATCGCGCACCACCACGGATCCGGCGCCGATGCGGGTGTTGGCGCCGATCGTGATCGCCCCGAGCACTTTCGCGCCGGCCCCCACCACCACGTTCTCCGCCAGGGTCGGGTGACGCTTGCCGTGATCTTTGCCCGTCCCGCCCAGGGTGACGCCTTGATAGAGCAGGCAGCGGTTGCCCACTTCGGCGGTTTCACCGATCACCACGCCCATGCCGTGGTCGATGAACACGCTGTGCCCGATCCGGGCTCCGGGGTGGATCTCGATGCCGGTGAGCCCACGGGCCAGTTGGCTCAGGCCGCGCGCCACCAGCTTGAGAGGCAGCCGGCAGGTCCAAAGGCGATGGCTGAACCGGTGCAGGCTGATGGCGTGGAAGCCCGGATAGCAGAAAAGGATTTCCAGCCAGCCACGGGCAGCTGGATCGCGCTCGCGGATGATCGCGAGGTCGGCGCGGATCTGATCAAGCATCGAACGGTGGTCAGCTGGCGGCCGACGGGGTCTGCAGGCCGATCTCCTTGCGGAGAAGATCGATCGTATCGGTGCTGAGGTAGCTCTCAGCGCAGTGCACCTGCGGCATCCGCATCAATTGAGAGCGGTTCTGGCGCAGGCTCTGCTCCACCAGCGGCAGGCTTGGTCGATCGCAGAGCACGTGGCTAGATGCTCTCAGCAGGGCCAGCAGGCGGCTGCCCACATCGGGCGTGGCGGTCATCAGCAGCAGTTCATTGCCCCGCATCGAGTGCAGGATCACCTCAGCGGCCCGCAAGATGCCTGGGCTGATGCTAACCAGGCCCACGCAGCTGCCGGGGCGCAGCTCCTTGAGCATGGCCAGCTCCTGGCGGAAATCATTGAGGTCAACGGCCACGGCGCGGACGCTGTGCTTTTTGGCCAGGTCTTCCACCGGCTGGAGGAAGTAGCGGCTGGTCACCACCGTGCCATTGCTCGAGCTTTCCAAAACGCTCTCCAGTTCTTCCATCGGCACCACCTCCACGGGCACGTCAAGGCAGGGTTCCAGTTCTTCAGCGATCAGCATCGAGGCGCCAATGTCTTCCCGGGGGGTGCTCACCAGCACCCGGGCGCCGCAGCGCAGCCGCCAGTCGATCTCGCGGGTCAGCAGCTCTCGGGTTTGCTGCAGCGTGCAGCCGGCGTTGAGCAGGCCATCCACGCACTTGCGTACTTCCCGATCCAGATCCGTCACACCACGGTTGCGGATGTGCGGTGGGGTTTTGATTTCACGCGGCTTCTGCTGATCGCGCACATAGATGCCGGAGCCGGCCATGGCTTCCACTACGCCATCGGTCTCCAGCTGGCGGTACACCTTGCTGATCGTGTTGCGGTGCAGACCGGTCTGCATGGCCAGTTGGCGCGTGCTTGGAAGCCTGTGGCCAGGGGGATAGTGCCTGGCAGCGATGGCGAAGCAGATCTGGTTGTACAGCTGGGTCGACGCCGGGATATCGCTTTCCTGCTGAATGTGGAATCGCACTCCGATGGGCCGGCTCAAGATGCGGCCACCATAAGGAGCGAATTGCCTGGTGACAATTAGGGGTGTGTCCTGTGGACCTGTGACAATTTCTGAATCCGTAGCCGGACGTTGGGTCGTCATCGATGAAGGCCCTGTGCCGCTGCGCGCATGGTGGGCCGCTCCAGTGCCGTTTGAGCGCGAAATTGATTCTTTTTCGTTTCAAAAACGTGTAGTTATCGTGCTGCCCGAGGTGTTTGGCGTGAATGCCTGGCTCCGCAGCATCACCGATCGCCTGGCCGCCCATGGCATTCCAGCCCTGGCCATTCCCCTTTTTGCTCGGACGGCTCCGGATCTTGACCTCGGCTACTCCGATCAGGATCTGAAGGAGGGTCGTCGGCACAAGGACGCCACCACCGCCGCGCAAATCCTCGCTGATGTTTCAGCGACCATTCTTTGGCTGCAAAAGCGTTGCCCGGCTGTTGAGGTGATGGTGGTCGGGTTCTGCTTCGGGGGGCATGCGGCTTTGCTGGCCGCGACCCTTCCCGACGTGGCGGTCACGTTGAATTTCTACGGTGCTGGAGTCAGTCGTTTCCGTCCTGGTGGCGGGGAACCCACGCTCTCTCTGATCCCTCAGGTCAAAGGGCGGCTCATCTGTCTGTTCGGACTGGCTGACTCCCTGATTCCTGAAGACGATCGCCAGGCGGTTGAGCAGGCTCTACGGCAGGTGGATCCGGTTGGTGATCGCCTGCGCATGGAGCTGTTCCCGGAAGCTGATCACGGCTTCATGTGTGACGCCCGGGGCAGTTTTCAGGCCGCGGCGGCTGAGCGGGGCTGGGCTTTGATCCGGGAGGCGGTCGTTTTCTAGGGTCGAATCAGCCCCTGCTTCAGCCACCAGCCCTTGCGGCGGGCATCGGTTTGCTTCAGCAGGGTGTCGTCCCATGCTTGGAAGGGATTGCCGTGGCGCTCGGCTTCGAGCTGGGTTGCAGGGACCGGGGGATTCCAACTGGCAGGAAGGATCTCGCTGGCGAAGTTGCCGAACGCCATGCTGGTGTCCGGCATCCAAGGCGGTAGTTGAGGTGGTGTTGTTTGTCCTTTGGCGATGGCGTGATGTCGACGTTCGTTCAGCTCCGCCACCAGCTGTCGCCATTGCTCCATTACCACCTTCCAGTCGTAGATCCGTTGGACCCGTTCCCGGCCGGCGGCTCCCATCGCCTGCCGCAGCTCCGGTTGGCTCAGCAGGGTGGAGAGGTGGCGTTGAAACTGATCCAGATCCACAGCGATGCCCTGTGACATCCGGCCGACGGCTAGGCCGAAATCGATGCTCTCGTGAAGCATCCCATGGGCCTCCGCGGCACCGAGACCCTCCACCATGCGGGTGGTCACCCGCAGGCCAGTTGCTGCGCCAGTTTCACCGGGTTGAATCACGCTTTCCTTGTATCCATCCCAGTCGCTCACAAGGCAGGGCAGTTCCGCAGCCATCGCCTCCAGCGGAGTGATCCCGAAGGTTTCCTGGGGGTTGTCAGAGAGGCTGACGAACACATCCGCAGCCCAGCGCACCGGTCCGGCCAGGGAGGCGTCCTTGCCGGGGACCCAGTGCACCTTTAGCCGAGGAGCCAGCTGCTGCACCGCTTGGCGCCAGAGGTTCTGCATCGCTGGTGTGGGAGCTTCCCCGTACACCAGCACTTGCAGCTTCGGATGGCTGCTGTCCTGGAGAGCGGCCAAGGCCTGGAAGAGTGGAGCTGGTTGAAATTTGGTCAGCAGATCGAGGCGACCAGCGATCAGCACGATGTCGGCATCCTGGGCAAGGCCCAGTTGGGTTCGTGCATGACGGCAGGCGTCTTGCTTGCCTTCAGGTGGTGCCCATACCTCCGGACTAATGCCCAGGGGGATCACCGGCAGCTGCGGCCGTTCGAAACGCATCGCTTCGTTGTGCCGACGTAACCAGGCTTCCTGCCGTTCCAGAAAGCCTTCGATCGCCACTCTTGAGGCCTGTGACGTGCAGATCAGGGCATCCCAGTGGCGCACTGGTGCGGTGCAGAACTGTCCCAGCGCGTGTTGGACGTTGTAACTGCACAGCGTATGAACGATGCCCAGCAAGGAGAAGCAACCATCCCCCCAGGGCATCCGTTTCCAGCTCCAGTGGTTTAGGCCGGGGTCTGGGAAGTGGAAGGTTCCACTCTGTTCCGCCGCATCGCCCCAGCGGTCGAGAGGCACAGCCAGGGTTCGAGCCTGAGAGTGAAGGGCTTCAGCCTGGGCGTGGAACCATTCCGCCTCGCCGGTCTGGGGAACGGCCAAATGATGATCACTATTCCCGGAGTACTGCAGATATGCCTCGAGAAATGAGGCGCCAGCCGACTGTCGTCCCAGCGGTTGCTGGGGGTTGACCTCAAAACCGTTGCGCGCCATCACCAGCGTGATGGGCAGCGGTTGTCTGTGTTTGGTCGAATCAGCTGGCATCGCGGTGGGCGAGGTTGCGCCTTGGAGTTGATCCTCTCCCACTCAGGCTTACGGGCTGGAGACCTTGGCGGCGGTGGGCCGCGGCGGTGCCGGGATCGTGCGCACGGCCTTGTTGGCGGCTTGCTCCTTTTCCTCCTTCTTCACCAGCGGTGTTTTGCGTGGGGTGAGGAACATGATCATGTTGCGCCCCTCCCGTTTGGGGGCCTGCTGGATTTCGGCCTTTTCCTCCAGGTCCTTGGCCATCCGCCGCAGCAGGGTCTCTGCCAAAGCGGTGTGTTGAATTTCCCGGCCGCGGAAGATCACGGTGCACTTCACTTTGTCGCCGGCCTTGAGGAAGCGCTGGGCCTGACCGATCCGCACGTCGTAATCGTGCTGGTCGATCTTGTACCGCATCTTGACTTCCTTGACTTCAGTCTGGTGTGACTTCTTCTTGGCTTCCTTGGCTTTCTTTTCCTGCTCGAATTTGAACTTGCCGTAGTCCATGATCCGGCAGACCGGTGGATCGGCCTTTTCGCTCACCAGCACCAGATCCAGTTCCCGGTCGCGGGCCACATCCAGGGCTTCTTCCCGACTGATCACGCCCAGTTGAGCGCCGTCTGAATCGACCACCCGCAACTGGGGATAGTTGATCCGGTCGTTGATGTTGGGCAGCTCCCGAACCGGGGCACGACGGTCAAAACGGGGACGTGGGGGCATTCAGGCGATGACGGGGACAAAAGCAGACAACTTCGGTGCATACAACGTCTGCATCCTTCACCTTAGATGCTGCTCGATCAACGTCATCGCATCCGTCACCGATGCCTGCTCTGGCAGCCAGTGGGGGTTGTGCTGACGCCGGAACCAGGTGCGTTGG
The Synechococcus sp. PROS-U-1 DNA segment above includes these coding regions:
- a CDS encoding glycosyltransferase is translated as MASHAVFSLVPGEPPSAVALTCRILTVWRSTGVHAAAAALDQVDSRQMRQSVLLQELRYRLDGAPGPRLLVDGVWFVHPHGGISRVWEQILRCWALPGLVGQAAPVLVVDRDSHLAAIDPFPQLAGDVFDPLDWSRLAQCSETNRALVGQAEADVFVSSWITSTGGERASIPELALVHDCIPERYSGLDPALRQLRNRWLLGAASHLAVSAATARDLSQALASDVASIPWCHPCTVHCFSAEPTRRDLWPALQSRLQLPEPFVLLPASSSIGSYKNPELVLEALSADSLQSVQLLLSGVAALKHAQRYRECFPRLAARIHVHSLNDLELQLLYRHALAVVVPSRREGFGLPVLEALASGGRVLTMDVDGLREAASGAVPCLDPEDPTLLRRWLELFLDPASRSWLAPHLARRRQARLAGLNSDLLGLTLLAEARRLATRQSR
- the secA gene encoding preprotein translocase subunit SecA, which encodes MLKLLLGDPNARKLKRYQPIVSDVNLLEEEIAPLSDDDLRGKTAFFQERLANAGSLENQRPILDEILPEAFAVVREAGKRVLGMRHFDVQLIGGMVLHEGQIAEMKTGEGKTLVATLPSYLNALTGRGVHVVTVNDYLARRDAEWMGQVHRFLGLSVGLIQQDMRPEERRRNYGCDITYATNSELGFDYLRDNMAADISEVVQRQFQYCVIDEVDSILIDEARTPLIISGQVERPQEKYQQAAQVAEALERAAEVGKDGIDPEGDYEVDEKQRSCTLTDEGFSKAEQMLGVQDLFDPQDPWAHYITNALKAKDLFVKDVNYIVRDGEAVIVDEFTGRVMPGRRWSDGQHQAIEAKESLPIQPETQTLASITYQNFFLLYPRLAGMTGTAKTEEVEFEKTYKLETTIVPTNRVRARQDWADQVYKTEVAKWRAVANETADIHKKGRPVLVGTTSVEKSELLSSLLAEQDIPHNLLNAKPENVERESEIVAQAGRAGAVTIATNMAGRGTDIILGGNSDYMARLKLREVLLSRLVKPEEGHKPPVPLQRTAAAGFSENPVAAPAKNPDSLYPCLLTDDTDQALGQLARDLVKQWGDRALTVIELEERIATAAEKAPTDDTQIQALRDAIARVRGEYDAVVKQEEARVREAGGLHVIGTERHESRRVDNQLRGRAGRQGDPGSTRFFLSLGDNLLRIFGGDRVAGLMNAFRVEEDMPIESGMLTRSLEGAQKKVETYYYDIRKQVFEYDEVMNNQRRAVYSERRRVLDGRALKKQVIGYGERTMSEIVEAYVNPDLPPEEWDLAQLVGKVKEFIYLLEDLTPEQVQGLGMDELKAFLQEQLRNAYDLKEGQIEQQRPGLMREAERFFILQQIDTLWREHLQSMDALRESVGLRGYGQKDPLIEYKNEGYDMFLEMMTNMRRNVIYSMFMFQPQAPQT
- a CDS encoding glycosyltransferase family 9 protein translates to MDPTEQRVNDLIVQGHWAQAWSLTETWPEQPLTLWVRANYLLQDCGDDAGAEVLLRRLLASPGCPDQVHLRLGKALHGQDRVAEALHHYLQALVACRRKPGAGFEHAVNAYGLACLELGLHQHWLDVLERLDDDDQPLPMCPYIAALAHLSLGQWRPGWQLLEQREPWFHRQDGFSCPLWQGQLLEPGQTVLISSDMGIGDFLFFLRFVPELRRWYQALTLVLLVPPGLMQLALECELFDQIVTDSSHLPGHFPWQLRIASLPALLGVDRPDQFPQAGYVKVSSKAISVWSGLASATARARPLVAINWAGNRTAESPGLTVRGRSLSLDQIESITALQQVDLISVQVGAEPSVLQSSLAHCCHPAQRRFEASAPDLIDTAAVLSHCDLVITNDTSVAHLGGALGRPTWVMLKRHPSWQWGEAGLTPWYSSVRCFRQQRAFDWAGVISDLDQALLAWIAAWPATQRR
- a CDS encoding glycosyltransferase family 9 protein, translating into MAGNAAPLMNPRERLRFGLARLHAQDWQEAECCFDRLHLKRPSGIDLSRVRLLLAAARHGQNKLMPAMQLLLPLLKDQRDSRWFEEALLHYGSLCFELGLAQHWLDSCDRLGVSFDLERRSGNSQLIAMRGAAKLLVGDYRGGWADSEARSAVGMSRSLAPSIPRWLDGQNNSKARLLLLADQGFGELLFSLRFVPLLRQQVGFLQLACPPGLGRFMEQTQLFDVVQTSDVLRPAAFDCCEYLTSLPVLLGIDSPDQVPPPVLKLAPESCADWTLALRSSRNDAPLVALNWQGGKAAESIYSGGIRERSFPAEALEQVRSLQRCDLLSVQVGEAAQEIQGTSLAPRLVPQQARFDATPADFFTTASALMRCDLLITNDTSVAHLGGCLGLPTWVVLRKHPSWHWGDGGERSPWYPLLRCFRQSIAFDWSSALGPLDQALAVWLSDWRRRRGIPESPDP
- the cysE gene encoding serine O-acetyltransferase, coding for MLDQIRADLAIIRERDPAARGWLEILFCYPGFHAISLHRFSHRLWTCRLPLKLVARGLSQLARGLTGIEIHPGARIGHSVFIDHGMGVVIGETAEVGNRCLLYQGVTLGGTGKDHGKRHPTLAENVVVGAGAKVLGAITIGANTRIGAGSVVVRDVDHDCTVVGIPGRVIHQSGVRINPLAHSALPDAEANVIRNLMERIDELESTVTNLQRCLREVSEGRQLRDVCRGESQSLKDREILEFLGDDANR
- a CDS encoding GntR family transcriptional regulator, with translation MRFHIQQESDIPASTQLYNQICFAIAARHYPPGHRLPSTRQLAMQTGLHRNTISKVYRQLETDGVVEAMAGSGIYVRDQQKPREIKTPPHIRNRGVTDLDREVRKCVDGLLNAGCTLQQTRELLTREIDWRLRCGARVLVSTPREDIGASMLIAEELEPCLDVPVEVVPMEELESVLESSSNGTVVTSRYFLQPVEDLAKKHSVRAVAVDLNDFRQELAMLKELRPGSCVGLVSISPGILRAAEVILHSMRGNELLLMTATPDVGSRLLALLRASSHVLCDRPSLPLVEQSLRQNRSQLMRMPQVHCAESYLSTDTIDLLRKEIGLQTPSAAS
- a CDS encoding dienelactone hydrolase family protein produces the protein MPLRAWWAAPVPFEREIDSFSFQKRVVIVLPEVFGVNAWLRSITDRLAAHGIPALAIPLFARTAPDLDLGYSDQDLKEGRRHKDATTAAQILADVSATILWLQKRCPAVEVMVVGFCFGGHAALLAATLPDVAVTLNFYGAGVSRFRPGGGEPTLSLIPQVKGRLICLFGLADSLIPEDDRQAVEQALRQVDPVGDRLRMELFPEADHGFMCDARGSFQAAAAERGWALIREAVVF